Sequence from the Cuniculiplasma divulgatum genome:
TCAACTGTATTGTTAACTTTCGCTATTCATGGCAGCTGGCCATTCTGCGGCATGTCTGCCTTTTTCATGATCCACTGCTGGCCCCACCGCTTTAGATCCTCAAGGGAATACTTGAGCGATTTGCCCTTCTCTGTGAGATCGTACCGCACCCTGAAGGGCCTGGTGCTCTCTACCTCCCTGGTGACAATCCCGTGTGCCTCAAGGTACTTCAGTGTGGATGAAAGCGTCTTGGAGTTCAGCCCTTCTATGCTCTTCAGGAGATCATTGAATCCCATGGGGCCGTCATTAAGGTAGCGTATGACTATGAGTCGCCACTCGCCCCCTATCTCCTTGATTGCTTCAACAATGGGACAACTATCTTTCTTTGGGGAAGTTATTTCAACTATTTCATCTGATTTACTGTATGCCATCTTGTTTAGAGTGAGTTACAGAGATTATTTAAATGTAACTGCTATACTGAGATTACAATTGTAAGTAAGTTACAAATGTATAGTTAGGTGAAAAAAATGGAAGAGAAGACATGGCTTGTGGACAAAGTTCATTCAAGCATAGAGTTCAGCATAAGGCACATGATGATTTCAACGGTAAGAGGCAAGTTCAAGGAATTCGACGGCGAGATAAGGGGAAACCCGGATGACTTCTCAACCCTGAAGGCCCATTTCACAATAAAGGTTGCCAGCATTGACACGGGTACCGCGGACAGGGACAACCACCTCAGGTCCGATGAGATACTTGCCATGGATAAGTACCCCACTGTTGAGTACACCGTGAAGAAAGTTACTGGATCTGCGGATGAAGTTAAGATCACCGGCGATCTCAGGATCAAGGCCATAACAAAGGAAGTTGTGTTCAAGGGAGAATACGGCGGCAAGATAAAGGACCCCTATGGAAACGACAGGTTTGGGCTCACTGCCTCCGCAACAATCAACAGGGGAGATTTCGACGTGAAATGGAACATGGCCCTTGAGGGTGGCGGACTCATGCTTGGCGACAAGGTGAATCTTTACCTCCAGCTTGAGGCCTACAGCCCGGTTGCCCAGAAGCAGGAAGCTGCTTCACAGTAATTTTTTTAGAGGAGCTTGCCTGGAGTTTCCTATCATGGATAATTTCTGGCCGTAAACTGCTTCTCTCACATTTCCTATGGATTGCGCTTATACCACGTTTCTTGGTTCCGTCATTCCTGATTGCATTGCAGAAGCCCCGGCAGGTGGCGTTGAACTCCACTTCAAATGTCTCATCACGCTTCGTATAGGTTACGTCAGTGACCCCTGGTTCCCCAATATTGCTGAAAATTCCAGCCATCAGTTCGCCTGTCATTGATTTTCATGACAGTTGCACAGATATTCCTGTTACTGTTTCTGCAGAGACGTCAGCTTCTCTACTGCCCTCAGCAGTAAACTGGACCCGTTCAGGAGGGCATCCTCATCCACATTGTATGTTGGGCTGTGCTGCGGGCTGGTGATCCCTTTCTCCTGGTTTCCGACCCCAAGGAAATAGAAGGCACCCGGAATTTTCTGGAGATAGTAAGCAAAGTCCTCCCCGCCCATGCTTGGCTTCGGGTAAAGAAGGGCGGATTTGCCCAGGATCTCTTCGGCTGCCTTCCCGATTATGTCCGTGACCTGTGGGCTGTTAATGACGGCTGGATATCCTTCCTCATAGTGGAACTCATATGTGGCGCCATAGGCCTCGCATATCCTTGACAGCAGCTTTTCAAGGCTCTCCCTGATGGTCTTCCTCACGCCCTCGGAGAATGTGCGAACTGTGCCGGTCATCTCGGAGTGTGCCGCTATTATGTTGTACCTGTATCCGGAATTTATGGTTCCAAATGTCACCACACCGGCTTCCTGCGGATCTATCATACGGGATACGATGGTTTGCGCCTCGGCAATATACAGCGCTGAAATCATCAGGGCGTCAACGGTCTCATGGGGGGCTGAACCGTGACCCCCTTTCCCATGTATCCTTATTGTGAACTCATCGGCATTGGCCATTGCTTCCCTTGGAAAGAGCGCTACCTTTCCTGCAGGAATTGTGGACATCACGTGCTGGCCTATGACGAAGTCCATGCCGTTCAGGACCCCACCTGAAATAAGCGAAACCGCTCCTCCTGGTGGCCTTTCCTCTGCCCTCTGGAACATGAACCTTATCTTTCCGCTGAGCTCATTCTTCCTGGCCACAGCCATGCGAACCACGCCCAGGAGCATGGCCATGTGCGCGTCGTGTCCGCAGGCATGCATTACGCCCCTGTTCCTTGACACGTACGGAAGATCATTCTCCTCCGTTACTGGAAGCGCATCAATGTCAGCCCTGACGGCAACACTGTTCCCCGGTCTCCCACCCACCAGGTCAGCAAATATCCCTCCCTTTGGGACCTCGGTGACATTTAAACCCATACTCTCAAGTTCCTTTTTCAGATATGCAACTGTACTGGATTCCTGGAAACTCAGTTCAGGATTTTCGTGAAAATACCTGCGTTTGGAGATAATGTAATCATTCAGTTCCTTATGAGAAATCGCCATTGATATCAATACGTAAAATATGCGATGGATTAAAATTTATTCATAAAAATATGGAATGGGGAGCAGATCGGCTTCACTGGTTCATCTGCCTGAGCTTCTCAACAGGGTCACTGTAATCCAGTTTCTTGATTGACTTCGTGATCCTTGACATTGCTTTCATGGAGGCCGTGAGCCCAAGGAAGAGGTCCTGGTCATTCTTGATGCTTGAGTACATTCCAACAAGGGTCTGTTTCTTCCCGCTCCCTATGGTATCAACCAGGTCCTTGGAAATATCAGGCAGGTTGAACAGTATGGCCTTAATTGTGTCGGCGGTCCTTTCATCGGAAAGCGCGAACAGCAATGCCAGCAGAACGTTTCCAGTCTTCATGATCCCGTTGGCGAACTCCTTGGATGAGATGAACTTGCCAAAGAATTCCACATCTGTTGGAAGATATGACTGTGATACGTCGCTCAGCAGCTTTATTATCCCCGCCTCCTTCAATTTTTCAAGTATATCCAGCAGCGTGAGCAGAGCGTCACTGTTGTCCGCCACCTTCTCTATGATTTTCTCCATGGGGTCAACTGCCTCGACCTCATTCTCTTCTTCCTTATCATGTATTTCCATTTCTGTCATCTCACATTATCCCCCTTAGCATTGCCGTGAAATACGTATCTGCCGAGGTCCACTTCAGGAGGTAGTCAAATTTGCTCTCATACCATGCCCTTGGAGGCTTGTTGTATGAGAAGTAGAGGGTCATTGCCGTCCCTTCCCCGGTCACTGTTGTGCATGCAACTTCGCCGTTGTATGATTCATCGTACACATGCCCTGAAGTTTCATATGCCAGCCTGTTTGCCAGGTACTCAGATTCAAAGTGGGCTGTTGCACCTGCCTTTGAGATGGGCAGGTTTGTGGCATCCCCGATTGCGAACAGATCGTCGTGATCCTTGTAGTTCAGCTTGTGCCTGTCAACGTCAATATAGCCTGATTCATCGGCAAGCCCTGATTCTGTTATGAAGCGCTGTCCCCTGTGTGGGGGTATCATCACCAGCAGATCATAGTCCACGGTCTCTCCTTCAAGGGAGTTTACCTGCTTCTTCTCCTGGTCAATGCTCTCCACATTGAACAGCGTGTGGTAATTGATGTTCTTCTCATCGAAGAGCCTCTGGACCTCGTCCGAGACATTAGCTATGGTGAACACCCTGTTCAGCGGATACACATAATCTATCTGGGTCTTGTCCCTGATACCCCTTGTCCTGAGATAGTCCTCCAGCTGGAACGTGAACTCATAGGGTGCAGGAGGGCACTGTATGGGGATGCTTGCCTGCCCGATTACTATCTTTCCGCCCTTGAATTTCCTGAGCTGATCCCTGAGGTCAATGGCACTTGGCAGGTCGTAGAAGTGGTTTGCGCTTCCCCTGTAGCCTGGAATTTCATCCGGGGCAAACCTGTTTCCCGTTGCCACTATGAGTATATCGTAGTCCAGGGTCTTTCCACCAAGAAGGGTTACCTTCCGGTTCTCAGGATCAATATGTGTGGCCATGTCCCTAATATATTCTATGCCGGGGTTTATGACAAATGCCGTTGGCTTGACACTGTCCCTGTAATTCTTCAGGTTCAGCGGGATGTGGATCCCATCAGGCTTGAAGTAGTGGAGCGGGGTGTTCCCCACAATGGAAATAGATACCCTTTCACGGTCCGTGAGAAGCCTCAGCTTGTTTGAGATGATGATGCCTGCAGCACCATCACCAAGCACCAGAACGTTCGTCCTGCCATTGCCCATATTCACCACGTCACTTTACCTTTTTCATTTCGATCTCGTAATATCCGTTCCGATCGAATACACCTATGAGCTGGTTTCCGGATTTGTTTATCCAGGCTGTGGCATCTTTCTTGGTGCCGCTGTCCGTGGAGTATACGGATATTACATCACCTACTTTGGCCTGCTTGTATGCCTTTATCATTTCCATGAGTGGTCCGGGGCAGAAACTTCCCCTTGCATCCACAACCTTGTCAGGTTTAATTTCTTCTGCCATATTCATTCACCTCTTTCAGATAAACAGGGTCATCTTGGAATCCTTTGCCATGTCTACGAACTGGGAAACACCTATGACTTCCTCGATCATTGGGTCCAGGTCATCTTTTCCGATTCCCATCAGGTCAGCAAACATTGCGCAGCCGTACACATGAACGTCACCGACTTCCATGGCCTGTTTCAGGGTATCCTTCCACGACGGGACTTTCTTCTCCTTCATTATGCTGAAAAGCTGTTTCTCCATTCCCTTGCCTTCAACGCCCAGCTTCGTGTTCTCGCCGGCATTCTTCCTCATCTCCATGAGTGCCCAGAAAGTCACAAAAACATTGACCTCCATCCCATTGGCCACGGCTCCGGAGACTATTATGGATCCTGCCATCAGTTTGTCCACAGTCCCTGATGCCAGAACTATAGATGCCTTGTCAACCATAGATTCACCAATTCTATCATCGCAGGTCCATACAAAATGACCATGCCTTATACCTTAAGAAGATGGTTTTAATAGCTACATTCTGTTTATATATTATTTAAAGAACCTGGTCAATAGATTATAATGTTATGTATAAGAAATATCTGAATACTATCTTCTGACTCCACGGCGCCTTATGATCCTGAACAGGTCCGAGAGGGTAAGCACACAGAATATGAGCCCTATGAGGAAACAAAGGAAGAAGAAAATCTCTGAGTCAAGAAAGAGGAAAGAAGAGTTGTCCGGTATCAGTCCGCCGGCAAAGAAGATTATCAACAGCAGTATGCCGTCAAGTATGGTGAAGACGAAGAGGCTGTTGATCTGGCTGAAAATGGGTTTCTGGAGGCTGTCCGCGGAAAAGAGGGGTATTATGGTGACTATGAGGGAATATGCAGTCAGCAACAGCCCTATTAGGGTGCCGTAAAGGCTGAGGAGGCTCCCATTGCTGAAGAACGTGTTGAATTTCGCCGACAGTGCAGGATCAGACAGAAACTTTATGTAATGGTTTTCAAGCAGGAAAGTCAGGATGAACGAGATGATTACTAGTGTCTTGACCTTGTAAATATTCTCAAGATTGTCACGTAACTTTATCTGCGCCAACTGAACTGTATTGGAACAGTTGGATATAATGATATTGAAGCCTTTGAATCAATGAATAAATGAAAGCATTGGTGCAGGCTAAGCCGCACCTTGGGAGTTTGTTTGCTGTCTGTGCGCCGTACGGATCCAGCGTTCCTGGCATCCTGGTGGCGTGGCCAGCCATTGGGGGAAATAATCTGAGTCAGGTGCGCTTGCCCTGATTTCTTAATATTGAATTTGCCTTTTCCAGGTCCTGCGGCGTGTCAATATCCATGACCGCTGTGATGGAACCTACCGCATATTCCACGACATTCCCGGAATATGAGGCAAGAAGCTTTCTCCCGCCATCCTCTCCCTTTAGCCCAAGCAGCTCCTTCATCATTGAAGCGGGGAAGATGGCAGGATTTCTCCTTACACCGGAAACTGTGGCAGCCACTATGCAATCCGGATTGTTCAAGAATATTGCCACCATTTCCCTGTACCTGGCCTGGCCGAATAATGGCATATCGCCATTCACAAGAAGCAATCCGTCACAGCCATTTCCTGCATTGTTGACTGCAGTCCTTATGGAGGAAGCCATGCCTTCCCGGTAATGTGCATTCCTGACAATTTTTGCTTCACCATTGCAGGCCAGCCTTTCAGCCACTGTTTCAGGGCGCACAACCAGCATGATCTCTTCCAGCCCAGCAGCTACCAGGTCGTCTACGGCATAGCATACAACCTGCTTTCCTCCCATCAGGGCAGATATCTTGTCTCCTCCGAACCTTGTGCCCATTCCCGATGCCAGAACTGCCGCACATACTTTCACGTTACCCTGATGGCACAGTCCCTATTTTAGCACTTGGATATTGACTTTCCATGAATTTTTTGCCTGCAGTATAAGAGGGCCGGATTCCGAAAATGAAATATCCGGAGGGAGCAATAACTGTGCATGGAGACCATAGGGTATGCAGAGGAAATGCACAGACTCATATCGCAGAACATGACTTTTGTCACTGCAACTGTGGTGAAAACTGATGGATCGTCACTTGCCAAGCCTGGATTCAAGGTCATTGTCCACAATGGTGAGATAATTTACGGGACACTTGGAGGGGCATGTCCCGATTCTGTTATCCTGGATGCGGCTGAACAGGTTCTTTCAACAGGCGTCCCAAGGACAATAAGGATTCACCTTGAGGAATCCGGGAAGGGTCTTGAAGCCATTGTCTCAAGGAAATTGCCGGATGAAGTCTATGTGGAGACATTCTGCGGAGGCACAATTGAAGTGTTCCTGGAGGCGTACAGGCCTCGCGACAGGCTCATAATAATCGGGCAGGGCGGGAAGGATGACATAGAGGATTCGCTGGCAGGCCTGGGAAAACTTTGTGATTTCCAGGTGACCGTGATCGATCATGCACCATCCCTGACAAATAAACCGGACACACTCATCACCCATCTGGACTTCAACCTGCGTGACCTGAACATATCAAGAGGAGATTACGTGGTGATTCTCACCAAGGGAGATCGTGATATACCTACGCTCCGGAGCCTGGCTGACACTGAAGCGTCATATGTTGGCCTTATGGCCAGCAGGAAGCGAGCGAAGCATGACTTTGATGAACTGCGGAAGCTGGGCATAGATGAGAATTTCCTTGCAGCTGTGCACACACCCATCGGTCTGGATTTAGGAGCAATTTCACCGCCGGAGATCGCAGTGAGCATAATTGCAGAGATCATAAGGGTCAGGAGGAATGGAGCCTCTGCTGAACAACATGCTGAAAAAGCGACTGAAAAAAAGGCTAAGACAATATAATCTTTACAACATAAAAACTTTATTTAAATAGTTGAAATCCTTGTTTGGCTTATGATGCCACCGGCTTTTGAATATTATGCCCCGACCGGCGTTGATGAGGTCATAGACCTTCTTGAAAAGTATGGAGACGACGCAAAGATACTGGCTGGGGGCCAGAGCCTTATCCCCCTGCTCAAGTCAAGGATAACAGAGATACCGTACCTTATCAGCCTGTCAGGAATAAAGGACCTTTCCTACATAACGGAAAGCAGCAATGCCACAAGGATTGGGGCAATGACCGTTGATTCCGATCTGGAATATTCCGA
This genomic interval carries:
- a CDS encoding XdhC/CoxI family protein, which encodes METIGYAEEMHRLISQNMTFVTATVVKTDGSSLAKPGFKVIVHNGEIIYGTLGGACPDSVILDAAEQVLSTGVPRTIRIHLEESGKGLEAIVSRKLPDEVYVETFCGGTIEVFLEAYRPRDRLIIIGQGGKDDIEDSLAGLGKLCDFQVTVIDHAPSLTNKPDTLITHLDFNLRDLNISRGDYVVILTKGDRDIPTLRSLADTEASYVGLMASRKRAKHDFDELRKLGIDENFLAAVHTPIGLDLGAISPPEIAVSIIAEIIRVRRNGASAEQHAEKATEKKAKTI
- a CDS encoding amidohydrolase — its product is MAISHKELNDYIISKRRYFHENPELSFQESSTVAYLKKELESMGLNVTEVPKGGIFADLVGGRPGNSVAVRADIDALPVTEENDLPYVSRNRGVMHACGHDAHMAMLLGVVRMAVARKNELSGKIRFMFQRAEERPPGGAVSLISGGVLNGMDFVIGQHVMSTIPAGKVALFPREAMANADEFTIRIHGKGGHGSAPHETVDALMISALYIAEAQTIVSRMIDPQEAGVVTFGTINSGYRYNIIAAHSEMTGTVRTFSEGVRKTIRESLEKLLSRICEAYGATYEFHYEEGYPAVINSPQVTDIIGKAAEEILGKSALLYPKPSMGGEDFAYYLQKIPGAFYFLGVGNQEKGITSPQHSPTYNVDEDALLNGSSLLLRAVEKLTSLQKQ
- a CDS encoding YceI family protein yields the protein MEEKTWLVDKVHSSIEFSIRHMMISTVRGKFKEFDGEIRGNPDDFSTLKAHFTIKVASIDTGTADRDNHLRSDEILAMDKYPTVEYTVKKVTGSADEVKITGDLRIKAITKEVVFKGEYGGKIKDPYGNDRFGLTASATINRGDFDVKWNMALEGGGLMLGDKVNLYLQLEAYSPVAQKQEAASQ
- a CDS encoding helix-turn-helix domain-containing protein, yielding MAYSKSDEIVEITSPKKDSCPIVEAIKEIGGEWRLIVIRYLNDGPMGFNDLLKSIEGLNSKTLSSTLKYLEAHGIVTREVESTRPFRVRYDLTEKGKSLKYSLEDLKRWGQQWIMKKADMPQNGQLP
- a CDS encoding nucleotidyltransferase family protein translates to MKVCAAVLASGMGTRFGGDKISALMGGKQVVCYAVDDLVAAGLEEIMLVVRPETVAERLACNGEAKIVRNAHYREGMASSIRTAVNNAGNGCDGLLLVNGDMPLFGQARYREMVAIFLNNPDCIVAATVSGVRRNPAIFPASMMKELLGLKGEDGGRKLLASYSGNVVEYAVGSITAVMDIDTPQDLEKANSILRNQGKRT
- a CDS encoding FAD/NAD(P)-binding oxidoreductase; translation: MGNGRTNVLVLGDGAAGIIISNKLRLLTDRERVSISIVGNTPLHYFKPDGIHIPLNLKNYRDSVKPTAFVINPGIEYIRDMATHIDPENRKVTLLGGKTLDYDILIVATGNRFAPDEIPGYRGSANHFYDLPSAIDLRDQLRKFKGGKIVIGQASIPIQCPPAPYEFTFQLEDYLRTRGIRDKTQIDYVYPLNRVFTIANVSDEVQRLFDEKNINYHTLFNVESIDQEKKQVNSLEGETVDYDLLVMIPPHRGQRFITESGLADESGYIDVDRHKLNYKDHDDLFAIGDATNLPISKAGATAHFESEYLANRLAYETSGHVYDESYNGEVACTTVTGEGTAMTLYFSYNKPPRAWYESKFDYLLKWTSADTYFTAMLRGIM
- a CDS encoding DsrE/DsrF/DrsH-like family protein, giving the protein MVDKASIVLASGTVDKLMAGSIIVSGAVANGMEVNVFVTFWALMEMRKNAGENTKLGVEGKGMEKQLFSIMKEKKVPSWKDTLKQAMEVGDVHVYGCAMFADLMGIGKDDLDPMIEEVIGVSQFVDMAKDSKMTLFI
- a CDS encoding sulfurtransferase TusA family protein, which gives rise to MAEEIKPDKVVDARGSFCPGPLMEMIKAYKQAKVGDVISVYSTDSGTKKDATAWINKSGNQLIGVFDRNGYYEIEMKKVK